The Larimichthys crocea isolate SSNF chromosome X, L_crocea_2.0, whole genome shotgun sequence genome segment GCTGGATGGGCCACTTTGAAAAGCATCAAGAGTAAACCAACCAACTTCTCCAGGCACCACTGCTTTTACTTTTGTATGAatacaacactgtaaaaatactctgttacagTAAAAGTCCTTCATTCAAAATCCTACACAGGTGTCATCAACAAAGTGTACTTCAAGTATCAAAAGTACCTAAAGCAGAAGTATTCGTTCTGCAGAAAAAAGTCTCCTGTAACtgttatatgtacagtatgacatAATTAGGTCGTTAATACATGGTGCATGGTTGAAGTGGTGCTTACTTAAGAGTTCCAGGTTTATCCTAGTTGTTCCCAACATAGGGGTCAGACCCCTACAAAGGGTCACAAGATTAATCTGGGGGGTCATGACATGTTTAATGgggcagaaataaaaaaaaaaactataaatttaTCTAATCTTTAGTGAAATTATGCAGAGTTTTGCCTGCTTTACTGCTTTTAACCTTATCTTTATCTTcttctatcttcttcttcttctttttctaaccATGTTCTTAAtggtttatttaatttatgctatagtggagtaaaaagtataatccagtgtaaatataaatacagtgtataaagtataaagcagcagaaaatggaaatactctCCTCATAATCTTGTGCagtatttaataatattataaatgtaataaGTTACTTGACTTTTTTTAGTAAGAATATTTGGACAATGACACATTGTTTGTTGGAGGTCTAAAATACTCAGTTACAATAGTTTCAATAACATCACAAGAGATTTCCTCCATGGAGGTCAGACCTGACCTACGTCTCAAGAGAACCACACACTTCCTCAAGACAGCACAAAGGCAAAAATGCATTTCTTCAGATAATTTtggaaataaaagcttttttattgACATTGTCATTATAACTTCATACCTCCTCTGCCACAAGCTTATTTGCTTTGGCTTGCAGAGCGTCATTTTATTCACACAAATTTTATTATCACATTGTTTgacatctgcaaaaaaaatgtgagtaaaGCACAAAAACTTCTTCAGGGCACTAGTGGGGCATCTCATTGTCTCAGGTTTGAATATTCTACATACTTGTGTATACTATTtgtgtgtaacgtgtgtatATTAGTTTAAGCTGCTCAGGTTAATTAACAATGACCCCTTCTGGCACCTTAAAACCCAACAGGGTTTAATACCTGCGTTAACCTGGACTGTTGTTTTGATGGGGTTTGTCTCggctccttgtttccttgttggGGACACATCCATCTATATGTCAGTTCATCATCAATTAACTTGAACATCCAGTAGCCAGTAGGCTGTGTTCACTATTATAATTTAGTACCAAGTGGTCCTAATGATATATTCGTGTTGGCTTGCAGTGTCCTGTAGTTTGACAACAGAGGGCAGCAAAGGCTTGTCAGTGGAATGCTGTGTTCAAgggataaataaatacacaccaaacaaaactaataattttaaactttaataatttattaactTTAAACAGGAATGAATTAATTCATGTGCTTTATGATTCAACTCTTGAAGAGTTATCTCAAGGGTCAACAGGTGCATAAGTctgaaagtaaaagtgaaactCTTCCCTTCTGTTCTCACCATTTTAAGCATCtcttcattcatccattttagTTTGAGGAGATGAGATACGAAACACACATGTTCATTCAAGATTACATTAATGTAATCCTGTAAAACAACACTGATTTAAGTTCACATGTCACCAGAAAATAACTGTAGATGTGATTTTGTCAGTGCGATGTTTTGGAGAACAGTACTATGCGATATTGGTAGTTCTCAGCAACCAGTTGCAACTAtgtgcaacagaaaaaaagttttgaggAAAAGTGCACCATCATCATAGCCTGAAAAGCACTATTTTGCACTTGAGGTGCCtctgttttcagcagcagaaacactcaAAGTTTGCTGGAGGTCACTTTGATATTAAAAGTTGAAAATTTGCCTCGtatcaatattatttttttttagttttcagtgcAACAAGCGATCAAACGCTGACGCATCACCACTGCGCCAAAAAGGACAGTTCCATCTGCTCCACACAAAGAACTGCGCACATCTGCACTAATATTTGCATTATTGTCGACTGATAATGATCAAGGAAAAACTCATCTCTGGCacattattcatcatttatccTCATCACTGTGCTACTTGACGCATGAGGAACGGATAAATCCGGATGTTGCCATCGGGCATTAATTAGTGATTGGGTAGGTCCCCCTATATAAACGAGACGCGCCCACTGCTCTTCTCTGTCTGCATACAAGCCAAGATGAGCTACGGATCTGAagtcttttcctcctcctcctatagGAAGATTTTCGGGGAATCTCCCCGTTATGCATCCTCTCCATCACGGACTACGGGGATCGTCTCCTCCCGAGGAGGGTACCGGTCCTCCTCTCTATCCCGGAGCAACGTCTCATCCCTGGGCTCGTACAACAGAAGGTCCGGCCGCTCCTCCTCCATGCCAGTGGAGACCTTCGACCTGACACAGAGCAACGTCCTCAACAATGAGTTTAAAATCATCCGCACTAATGAGAAGGAACAAATGCAAGGTCTCAATGACCGCTTTGCAATGTTCATCGAGAAAGTGCGCAACTTGGAGCAGCACAACAAAGTGCTGGAGACGGAGCTGAGTGCGCTGCGCCAGAGGCAGACCGAGCCCGCCCGCCTGGCCGAGCTTTACCAGCAAGAGATCCGCGAACTGCGCTCCCAGCTCGAAGAGCTGAACGGGGAGAAGTCCCATCTCCTGATCGAGAGGGACAGTATTGAAGATGACCTGCAGAAGCTGAGGGGGAAATACGAAGAGGAGTTCCGTGCcagggaggaggcggaggccACCCTGAAGGCTTTCAAGAAAGATGTGGATGATGCCACCATGGTGCGCCTGGACCTGGAGAAGAAGGTTGAATCTCTGCTCGACGAGATCAACTTCCTCAGGAAGGTGCACGAAGAGGAGGTGGCCGAGCTGATGGAGATGATCCAGGCTGCACAAGTGTCTGTGGAGATGGAGGTGTCCAAACCGGACCTCACCTCCGCCCTCAAGGAGATTCGAGGCCAGTACGAGTCCATGGCGTCCAAGAACCTGCAGTCCGCCGAAGAGTGGTACAAGACCAAGTTCGCCGACTTGGCGGAGCAGGCAAACCGGAGTACCGAGGCCATGCGTGCCAGCAGGGAGGAGATAAACGAGTTCAGGAGGCAGGTCCAATCCAAGACCATCGAGATAGAGAGTCTGAGGGGAACCAACGAGTCTCTGGAAAAGCAGCTCCGGGAGATGGAGGACAGGCACAGTATGGAGGTTGCAAACTACCAGGTAATCAGATTTTAACGACTTGTTAACCGCCTATCAGAAGGGTTACAGAAAAAGATTTAGTTTACGTACATTGAAATGAATCAGTgagtatttgtatttattaatttatctatttTCTGAACAtcagagcagctgctgcagctcgggctctgtccgtggtgctgaaactCTCTCCCATGGGACAGCGCGGCTCAGCAGCTGCATCTGACAACGCCCACTCAGTGAATCTGTGGAGACTAAATGAGCAATTTCATACTCAAGTGCTTTGTTTGATTCAGCACTCACAGCTGAGAATAGGTTTTAGGACAAACATTACAACTCGCACTGCTAATAAACGACTAAAATCTCCAGCTACACACTGCTCAGGTTAACAATAGGACTGACAGagctctttgtctttctacCATCATTCCTCTGCATGCTACGGGTCACACTTAACTtaatttctctctttaaaaaaataaaataaaatatatatatataaaccttATTCCCCTAATATGCCCTACGTTTCTTGTTGTATTTGTCTTCAGGACAACATGGCAGAGCTGGAGAATGAGCTGAGGACCACTAAGAGCGAGATGGCTCGCCACCTGAGGGAATACCAGGACCTGCTGAATGTCAAGATGGCTCTGGATATTGAAATTGCAGCTTACAGGTAGGCTCCTCTCTCAAAGATAACTCACACTTCAGATCAGTTGTGATAACCTCTATAACACTAAGATATAGATTTTTAGTTGGTAATGTTGGGAGTcactctcatctcatctcatcctTTCTAAACCTTTCCTTTGACAGGAAACTACTGGAAGGCGAAGAGACCCGCATCGGGACAGGTATCACCTATCCCTCCATGAGCGCAGGTGCTGGGCAAGGCTACAACTACCAGCCTCGCATTTACACTAGTTCCAGCAAGAGCTCCAAGAAGGAAGGCAAAGAGGAggatcaccagcagcagcagagcaagTCTGGAATCAGGCGTGAAGTTTATGAGGAGACAGTGGTCACCACTAAGAAGATCGAGAAGCCGCAAGAGGCCAGTGATATTCCCACCAATCAGAAAAACTAAAAGCCTACTGTAAGCCTGTTTTTGACCCCTGCAGCTTCCCCCCTGTCCCCGCAAAACCCAAACCTCTCATCATTCCCCATCCTAAAACAAACCCTGAGCCTTTACACTTGAACACTTGTGGGGATCTTATACGATAGCTTTGCCTTCTTATTATAAGCACGGTAAGATCATCATAGTTTCTGTCTGAACTACTGTTGTGTCCACAAGTGTGTAGAGTGTGGCATCTGGATGTTTGTTTTACGTGGGTTTACTCTTCCTCGTCCCCCTTTGTCCCCCACATGTGTTCCCCAAAGGAAATCCATTGTAACTCTACCGTAAGCATCACTCTACACAAAAACCGCTGTACTATCTGTTGTCTCGACTTCACACACTCAACATCAGACAATAACAAGCACTTAGGTAGCATCTGtcttttcaaaatgtaataCTCAACTGGTCTTTCACACTTTGGGAAAACATTGCATCAATATGTGAGACAATAACTGGTCATTCACTACTACCACAAGCTGTGAGATACTCTCAACACATTCCAATGGAAgcatgtgtgtgcgagtgttCCTGTGCGCGTCTAAAGAACAAAATACTCAAAACACATCAGCTGGTGTCGGTTACTCTTTCTGCATCCACTTATACGATACGATAAAAAATTATTCTTGATATAATAACACGTTTAGCAAAGAAGCACACAGTCTACAGTTAAAGCAAACCagccaaaaataaatatgaacatgtgATAATGTCTTGCTGAGCCATTATTCTGAGTCTCCTTCCTAAAAATGGAGTTCATAAGCAAAACAACTCCTCTTGCACAAATGTTTTGATCACAGTCAGCTCTGCATGATGGAGGATGTACATCCTCAGTCCTCCTTTGCAACTTCCCCGTAAAATCTCACTCAAAAGTGGATAACTGTGGCTATTTAAACGAGAagccaacaagaaaacaaaatgtattaatgGAGGATAATTTGCATGGTGTTTGTAGATGTCACGCTTGCATGGAATCCATCAGCCCATTGCTCATTCGACACGAATCTCGTTGTTTGGAGTTAAAAAAACGTCGGCCATCTACCATGCTGAGCATCATCGCACACAGCGCTCATTAATATTTGTAATAGACATGTGCTTGTTAGCCTGTAGGCTTGATTTGAAGACTACTGTTATAGCTCTTACTGTAAGATGTGTGACGTAGGTAGGCTACAGATCTCTGCTGCTGATGCTATGAGGAGAAGGAGTGAAGGTCCTCTTTAAGGCACTTATGTAGGATTGTCAAAACTACCTGATTTGGTAATAATGACCAGCAAAATGCAGctaatataaaaagaaagagggtgtgatttttttgtaaattacGCTTTAGCACAAATGTACAATATTCTGTATGATCCATCCATTGAAACATCATTTCCCATGTGCCATCGATGACGCGTTTGAGCCCCAGAATATGTACCATACCACTCAGCCAGAGCAAATACCATCGACACTCAAAATACATCACAAATTCAGTCAGAGGATTCTAGACCACGATGTGTTTGAAACAACTTGACCTCACTCTTTATAACTTGTGGCCATGACTGGATAAAATGTCTGTTGTAGTGTGATATCACCACAAGAAATTCTTTAGTATGAGAGACTTAgagcttgtttttctgcttgtgCACTGCCAACTTtaacacagttttctttttctgtcgctgctcctgctgctgctgctgctggccctGACAAACTACActtgcaaagaaaacaaaaaactagtGATTGTACGTAAGACTGTTCTGGATTGGGTTTCTGTTAGTTTAATTGAGGCCTGTGACGTATCTTAGTACTgtagctgtttgtttgtatctctACTCAGTGGCCTATCATAACTGGGATTAGTTGAAGGGTGTCAAATCTGAAAGTTGTTTGAGtgcaaagtgaaaaaatatcaagaacttatatgaaagcagcattttataGTATGCAGCTATAACAATGGGTGAATGGTGCATGGGTGCAATTGTCAAGCCTTTATCTTTACACTGTAATCCAAGCGAGTTTGCATCTGTGTCAATACTACTTTTACAGCACTGCCAAACTTTTCTAAGTGCACACGCAAACACCATTTCATGACAAGTATTTTCTCAAGATACAGTACGTCACCTATCCAAAACCAACAGTCAAAGATTTAGCCATAGAACAAATACTGTAGGACGTAAAATGCCTTAAAACACCAGCAGCTTTTATTCTGGccatgtgtgtgatgtgtattATTCTGTCCAGTGGGGTGTTTAATCATTATTATCTCTTTATTAGTGTTTATGAAAGCTTCCATGACTATAAAAAGCATAGGGATTGAATGTAGTTGTCATGCTATTCTCTTTACTGTTATTACTACTCATGTATTGCTGTATGACACCATATCAATAAAGATCTTGACATTAATGAGGCTGCATATGATTTTGTTGAGTTTATTTGTATGCATCGCACACTTTAGAGGCAAGGATACCATATTGAAAAGTGTAGAACAGATCATATTACTTAAACATGTGATCAATCCCATTAATGATATCACAGTAAATTACATGGACTCAAACCACACTTGGTTGATTGGTGATAACTGAGGATTAATGGGTGGAAAGCAACTAAGTAGATTTATTGAAGTGTTTAAGTAGtattctgtgttctgtgtttgtactTTACTTCAGTATTCTGCAGATTCAGATGAATcagacaaaatataataaacaaatgatGCATTAAAGGAGCCCTGTGACGAACTGGTGACttgtgtaccctgcctcttgcccaaagtcagctgggattggctccagccctccgtgaccctgatgaggttacagaaaatgaattgatGTATTAGAGGTTAAGATAAGATACTGACCCCCTGTGTGGAAGCTACCAAGCCACCCAGTGGGATATAAAATAA includes the following:
- the inab gene encoding internexin neuronal intermediate filament protein, alpha b: MSYGSEVFSSSSYRKIFGESPRYASSPSRTTGIVSSRGGYRSSSLSRSNVSSLGSYNRRSGRSSSMPVETFDLTQSNVLNNEFKIIRTNEKEQMQGLNDRFAMFIEKVRNLEQHNKVLETELSALRQRQTEPARLAELYQQEIRELRSQLEELNGEKSHLLIERDSIEDDLQKLRGKYEEEFRAREEAEATLKAFKKDVDDATMVRLDLEKKVESLLDEINFLRKVHEEEVAELMEMIQAAQVSVEMEVSKPDLTSALKEIRGQYESMASKNLQSAEEWYKTKFADLAEQANRSTEAMRASREEINEFRRQVQSKTIEIESLRGTNESLEKQLREMEDRHSMEVANYQDNMAELENELRTTKSEMARHLREYQDLLNVKMALDIEIAAYRKLLEGEETRIGTGITYPSMSAGAGQGYNYQPRIYTSSSKSSKKEGKEEDHQQQQSKSGIRREVYEETVVTTKKIEKPQEASDIPTNQKN